The genomic window ATGCCGTGCAACAAGAAGTGCTTTGGTTGTGCGGCCCATTTCATCCATGTGTACACTAATTCCATAAAGTGGCTTTGCTGTGTGCTGTGGTACTCTAAGCGACGAAGATAAAAGCTGGTGAAACATGCTGACGCACAATTCATGGTGTGCCTTAATTGTGCGTCTCCGCCATTGACGAAGTCCACGAAAATGGTGAgctggcagcgcagcggcaagtGTCAGCGTTTTCTTTTACTTTTGATGATTCCCTATGCTCTGTGCAAGACATCATTTGCCCATAAAGTTGATGTACATGACAATGCTCAAATAGCGAAAacaggagaaaaggggaaacgCGTCCGGTAAAGACTCCGCTGCACTTTTTTCAGAGTCTACACGAGCGATGACTGCAGCAAAGCTAAAAGATCTACGACACCACATACAATTAATGAGATAGCGAATTAGTGTGTCTCTGCATATAATCGAAGAGCATCGACTATTCGTAGATCTGGCAAGCGGAATGCGACGTCCAGCTTGcgatctcctccaccttgaACCAGAAGGCGACCTCGCGCTGCGCGCTCTCCACAGAGTCGGAGCCGTGGCACACGTTTCGGCCCACATCCACGGCGTAGTCGCCACGGATCGTGCCGGGCTGCGAGTCGGCCGGGTTCGTCGCGCCGAGCAACACACGGCCGCTCTTCACCACGTTCTTACCCTCCCAGACCATGCACACAATAGGGCCAGACGAGAAGTACTTCACAAGACCCTCGAAGAACGGCTTGGAGGCCAGGTCCTTATAGTGACCCTGGGCCTGCTCCGTCGTCGGCTGCAGCATCTTCAAGGCGACAAGCTTGAAGCCCTTGTGCTCAAAGCGGCTGATGATCTCGCCA from Leishmania panamensis strain MHOM/PA/94/PSC-1 chromosome 32 sequence includes these protein-coding regions:
- a CDS encoding nucleoside diphosphate kinase b (TriTrypDB/GeneDB-style sysID: LpmP.32.3110) — translated: MSSERTFIAIKPDGVQRGLVGEIISRFEHKGFKLVALKMLQPTTEQAQGHYKDLASKPFFEGLVKYFSSGPIVCMVWEGKNVVKSGRVLLGATNPADSQPGTIRGDYAVDVGRNVCHGSDSVESAQREVAFWFKVEEIASWTSHSACQIYE